The following proteins are encoded in a genomic region of Spirosoma sp. SC4-14:
- a CDS encoding Gfo/Idh/MocA family oxidoreductase, translated as MQSNRRTFIKSLSAASALVATQSIARPFGVAPAYIPNLKKISPNDKIRLATIGMGIQGNFDTRAALRNPDVELVAVADLYDGRLEHAKTAFGKDSELFATRDFREVLARPDIDAVLVVTPDHWHDHITIAALKAGKHVYCEKPMVQHLNEGKAVIDAWKKSGKTMQVGSQRISSAAFQEAKRLVAAGEIGAINYIESNNDRFSAIGAWQYSIPPDASTQTLDWDRFLGDAPKHPFDAKRFFRWRNYKDYGTGVAGDLFIHLITGVHYVTNTLGPTRIYSSGNLSYWKDGRDVPDVMSCIMDYPKTDQHEAFQMVLRVNFANAGKINDVTRIIGSEGQIEFSENNLIMTKKKLPIAPGYGGYDSFFTFTEPVQQEFVKQYDAQYPPDTRKAEPVKEIKFEAPKGDDAHAKHFGNFFDNIRQGSQGTIEDPVFGFRAAAPVLACNESYFEKKVVYWDPVTMTQQNPAAKAKPKPKTVSKKTLATSKETAKKS; from the coding sequence ATGCAATCCAACCGACGTACATTCATAAAAAGCCTGTCGGCTGCTTCGGCACTCGTTGCCACTCAGAGCATTGCCAGGCCATTCGGCGTAGCTCCCGCCTACATCCCGAATCTAAAAAAAATAAGCCCCAACGATAAGATCCGATTGGCAACGATTGGCATGGGTATTCAGGGTAATTTCGACACGCGGGCGGCCCTGCGCAACCCGGATGTTGAACTGGTTGCTGTTGCAGATCTCTACGACGGTCGGCTCGAACACGCCAAGACCGCTTTCGGAAAAGACAGCGAATTGTTTGCTACCCGCGACTTTCGGGAAGTGCTGGCCCGGCCCGACATCGATGCGGTGCTGGTTGTTACGCCCGACCACTGGCACGACCACATTACCATTGCGGCCCTGAAAGCCGGTAAGCACGTGTATTGCGAAAAGCCAATGGTACAGCACCTCAACGAAGGCAAAGCCGTGATCGACGCCTGGAAAAAATCAGGAAAAACCATGCAGGTGGGTAGCCAGCGTATTAGTAGTGCTGCTTTTCAGGAAGCCAAACGACTGGTAGCCGCTGGCGAAATTGGGGCCATCAACTACATCGAATCCAACAACGACCGTTTTAGTGCCATTGGTGCCTGGCAGTATTCGATTCCGCCCGATGCATCGACTCAAACCCTCGACTGGGATCGTTTTCTGGGCGACGCCCCCAAACACCCGTTTGATGCCAAGCGATTTTTCCGGTGGCGCAACTACAAAGACTACGGTACGGGTGTAGCTGGTGATTTGTTCATTCACCTGATCACGGGTGTTCATTACGTAACCAATACCCTCGGGCCAACGCGTATTTATTCGTCGGGAAACCTCTCCTACTGGAAAGATGGTCGCGATGTACCTGATGTTATGTCGTGTATTATGGATTATCCGAAAACCGACCAGCACGAAGCCTTCCAGATGGTGCTACGGGTAAATTTCGCCAATGCGGGCAAGATCAACGATGTCACGCGCATTATTGGTAGCGAAGGACAGATCGAGTTTTCAGAAAACAACCTCATCATGACCAAAAAGAAACTGCCCATTGCACCTGGTTATGGTGGTTATGATAGTTTCTTTACGTTCACGGAGCCTGTTCAGCAGGAATTTGTAAAACAGTACGACGCGCAGTATCCACCCGACACCCGTAAGGCCGAGCCCGTGAAAGAAATTAAATTTGAAGCGCCAAAAGGCGATGACGCTCATGCTAAGCACTTCGGCAATTTCTTCGACAACATACGTCAGGGAAGTCAGGGAACCATTGAAGACCCGGTGTTTGGTTTTCGGGCAGCCGCTCCCGTGTTAGCCTGCAACGAAAGCTATTTTGAGAAGAAAGTGGTCTATTGGGACCCTGTTACCATGACGCAGCAAAACCCGGCAGCAAAGGCCAAACCTAAGCCCAAAACTGTTTCTAAAAAAACGCTGGCAACGTCGAAAGAGACCGCTAAAAAATCGTAA
- a CDS encoding (2Fe-2S) ferredoxin domain-containing protein: MKYKKHVFICNNQKPAPKKSCGEAHGNELVDAFKAALAERGLLKEMRAQRTGCLDACAFGPSLVVYPEGTYYGNVQLSDVDEIVDSHLVNNQPVERLKLDF, translated from the coding sequence ATGAAATATAAAAAGCACGTCTTTATCTGTAACAATCAGAAACCAGCGCCTAAAAAATCCTGTGGAGAAGCACATGGCAACGAGCTAGTGGATGCCTTTAAAGCAGCTCTTGCCGAACGTGGCTTATTGAAAGAAATGCGCGCACAGCGAACCGGCTGCCTCGATGCCTGCGCTTTTGGCCCCTCGCTGGTCGTGTATCCCGAAGGAACTTACTATGGCAACGTTCAGCTATCCGATGTCGACGAAATTGTTGATAGCCATCTGGTCAACAATCAGCCTGTTGAGCGCCTGAAGTTAGATTTTTAA
- a CDS encoding histidine kinase, whose amino-acid sequence MQPLTNEFVFSDRPRVRLARHGLFWAVWALFFMLTYGFLPANYLIHQGVSWPIALLKGFLVAGVDAILFMPAHMFLTYCILYWLIPRFLLTSQYGWAFVNIVLLVVATSFISALLAQYIVYPVRLILNNRQSGNTFFFAMMAGMRGATTIGGFAAAIKLVKIWYLKQQAYQQIDREKLQAELQLLKSQVHPHFLFNTLNNLYSLTLNKSDRSPAVVLKLSDLLRYMLYECNTLEVPLQKELAFMRSYIGLEQLRYGDRLDMSVDISGQYEQKQIAPLLLVPFLENAFKHGTSEQLEQAWMHVDLQVQGNTLKFKVINSREATPHNEAHVGGIGLQNVQKRLQLLYPNRHDLRIVAEEETFMVALTLDLSPVVAEPLPPISHVVEVVH is encoded by the coding sequence ATGCAACCTTTGACCAACGAATTTGTCTTCTCCGACCGACCTCGTGTGCGACTGGCCCGGCATGGCTTGTTCTGGGCTGTGTGGGCACTATTTTTTATGCTGACATATGGGTTTTTACCGGCCAATTACCTGATTCATCAGGGAGTTAGCTGGCCTATTGCCTTGCTGAAAGGCTTTTTGGTGGCGGGTGTCGACGCCATTCTGTTCATGCCTGCCCATATGTTTCTGACCTACTGCATTCTTTATTGGCTTATTCCCCGTTTCCTGTTGACGAGTCAGTATGGCTGGGCATTTGTCAATATTGTCCTTCTGGTTGTAGCTACCTCATTTATTTCGGCACTGCTGGCCCAATATATTGTTTACCCCGTACGGTTAATTCTAAATAACCGCCAGTCGGGGAATACATTCTTCTTTGCTATGATGGCCGGTATGCGCGGAGCAACCACAATTGGCGGTTTTGCGGCTGCCATTAAACTGGTGAAGATCTGGTATCTGAAGCAGCAGGCCTATCAACAGATTGACCGCGAAAAATTGCAGGCCGAATTGCAATTGCTGAAATCGCAGGTACATCCGCATTTTCTGTTCAATACATTAAACAATTTATATTCGCTTACGCTCAATAAGTCGGATCGTTCGCCAGCGGTAGTACTGAAATTGTCGGATTTGCTACGATATATGCTCTACGAGTGTAATACATTAGAAGTGCCTCTGCAAAAAGAGCTTGCCTTTATGCGCAGCTACATTGGACTGGAGCAATTGCGCTATGGCGATCGGCTGGATATGTCGGTCGATATATCGGGCCAGTATGAGCAAAAGCAAATTGCACCCCTGCTCCTGGTTCCGTTTCTCGAAAATGCGTTTAAACATGGTACCAGCGAACAACTGGAGCAGGCCTGGATGCATGTGGATCTGCAGGTGCAGGGAAATACGCTAAAATTTAAAGTGATCAACAGCCGGGAAGCAACGCCCCACAATGAGGCTCATGTGGGGGGCATTGGCTTACAGAATGTGCAGAAACGGTTGCAACTGCTTTATCCGAACCGCCATGATCTGCGCATTGTAGCCGAGGAAGAAACCTTTATGGTTGCCTTAACGCTGGACTTGTCGCCAGTTGTTGCTGAACCATTGCCGCCGATTTCTCACGTTGTAGAAGTTGTTCATTAA
- a CDS encoding YjjG family noncanonical pyrimidine nucleotidase produces MYKHLFFDLDHTLWDFDRNSAESLTELFETFNLAQLGIPSSEEFSRHFITINKKLWADFDRNLIEHTYIRQHRFPLVFQSLGVDESAVHADLNAEYLRLLPRKAHLLESAREILDYLKGRYTMHIITNGFAEIQAIKLDSSEIAHYFTHVITSETANAKKPNPLVFQYAMEISGTSTAESIMIGDNYEADILGAKGVGLDTIFYNPQGMLVDDQPTYDIRHWKELMAIL; encoded by the coding sequence ATGTACAAACATCTTTTCTTCGATCTGGATCATACGCTGTGGGATTTCGACCGTAACTCAGCCGAATCGCTTACCGAGTTGTTCGAGACGTTTAACCTTGCCCAACTGGGTATTCCTTCGTCGGAAGAATTTAGTCGGCATTTCATTACGATCAACAAAAAGTTATGGGCCGACTTCGACCGTAATCTTATCGAACACACCTATATCCGGCAACATCGGTTTCCGCTGGTGTTCCAATCGCTGGGTGTCGATGAATCGGCCGTTCATGCCGACCTGAATGCCGAATACCTGCGGCTGTTGCCCCGAAAAGCGCATTTACTCGAATCGGCACGGGAAATTCTGGATTACCTGAAAGGGCGTTATACGATGCACATCATCACCAACGGATTTGCCGAAATTCAGGCTATTAAGCTCGACAGTTCCGAAATTGCTCATTACTTCACCCATGTGATTACGAGCGAAACGGCAAATGCCAAAAAACCGAATCCGCTGGTTTTTCAGTATGCGATGGAAATCAGCGGTACATCTACGGCCGAAAGTATTATGATTGGCGACAACTATGAAGCCGATATTCTGGGAGCAAAAGGAGTTGGGCTGGATACCATTTTCTATAATCCGCAGGGTATGCTTGTCGATGATCAACCTACTTACGACATTCGTCATTGGAAAGAACTGATGGCTATTCTGTAG
- a CDS encoding class I SAM-dependent methyltransferase → MQLTISPDNPLEWLALRANLVPIPLLHAQIMPVLAKAVLEAADKGVFEATSDAPQTLDNLTCSLNLNRKALGELMGLLTAMGYFTYRNELFSLTPMARRFMLKNDPMSVYGMMIFNNRVVWDWMNHLGDYLQTGQGIQYHDTLSANQWHYYQEAMAAATTTEAREFGRRAPVPKSATRMLDIGGSHGQHSVALCRKLPALTATILDLPQAIEQAAPLLAQQGMGNRIIHQPGNALNDDFGQNEFDIVLLSSLAHHFTSEQNQLVTQKVAQALRPGGVFIVNEFIRPQLGAKPDLVGSSTDLFYGLSSTAGNYSVKEIQHWQQLAGLTSHKVVRYRTIPGRAMVVAKK, encoded by the coding sequence ATGCAACTTACCATTTCGCCCGATAACCCACTTGAATGGCTGGCCTTACGGGCCAATCTGGTCCCGATTCCTCTCCTTCATGCTCAAATCATGCCCGTGTTGGCCAAAGCCGTACTGGAAGCGGCTGACAAAGGTGTTTTTGAAGCCACCAGCGACGCCCCCCAAACGCTCGACAACCTAACTTGTTCACTGAATTTAAACCGAAAAGCACTGGGCGAATTGATGGGGCTGCTAACGGCAATGGGCTATTTTACCTACCGCAATGAGCTGTTCTCATTAACTCCAATGGCCCGTCGATTCATGCTCAAAAACGACCCAATGTCGGTTTATGGGATGATGATTTTTAACAATCGGGTCGTCTGGGACTGGATGAATCACCTGGGCGATTATCTCCAGACTGGCCAGGGCATTCAGTATCACGATACGCTTTCGGCCAACCAATGGCACTATTATCAGGAAGCAATGGCAGCCGCCACTACTACCGAAGCCCGCGAATTTGGTCGTCGTGCGCCGGTTCCGAAATCGGCAACTCGTATGCTCGATATTGGCGGATCGCATGGACAACACTCGGTTGCGCTTTGCCGCAAGCTACCAGCCTTAACTGCTACTATTCTGGATTTGCCCCAGGCCATTGAACAGGCGGCTCCGCTCCTGGCGCAACAAGGTATGGGCAACCGCATTATTCATCAACCCGGCAATGCTCTCAACGACGATTTTGGCCAGAATGAATTCGACATTGTACTGCTGTCCAGTCTGGCTCACCATTTCACGTCTGAACAAAACCAACTCGTTACGCAAAAGGTAGCGCAGGCACTACGACCGGGCGGGGTCTTTATCGTCAATGAATTTATCCGGCCCCAACTCGGTGCTAAACCCGATCTGGTTGGCAGCAGCACCGATTTGTTTTATGGCTTGAGTAGCACCGCCGGGAACTACAGTGTTAAAGAAATTCAGCACTGGCAGCAATTGGCAGGCCTAACGTCTCATAAAGTAGTCAGATACCGCACAATTCCCGGCCGGGCCATGGTCGTTGCCAAAAAATAA